One genomic segment of Myxocyprinus asiaticus isolate MX2 ecotype Aquarium Trade chromosome 14, UBuf_Myxa_2, whole genome shotgun sequence includes these proteins:
- the LOC127452334 gene encoding SUMO-conjugating enzyme UBC9-like, with product MSGIALSRLSQERKAWRKDHPFGFVAVPTKNPDGTMNLMNWECAIPGKKGTLWEGGLYKLRMLFKDDYPSSPPKCKFEPPIFHPNVYPSGTVCLSILEEEKDWRPAITIKQILLGIQELLNEPNIQDPAQAEAYTIYCQNRMDYEKRVRAQAKRFAPT from the exons ATGTCTGGAATTGCTTTGAGTAGACTGTCACAGGAGCGCAAAGCCTGGAGAAAAGATCATCCTTTT GGGTTTGTGGCTGTACCAACCAAGAACCCAGATGGCACCATGAATCTAATGAACTGGGAGTGTGCAATACCAGGAAAAAAGGGG ACTCTTTGGGAAGGAGGTCTGTACAAACTGAGAATGCTCTTTAAGGATGATTACCCATCTTCCCCACCAAAAT GTAAGTTTGAGCCTCCGATCTTCCACCCAAACGTTTATCCTTCAGGTACAGTGTGTCTTTCCATTCTGGAGGAAGAAAAGGACTGGAGGCCAGCCATCACTATTAAACAA ATTTTACTGGGCATCCAAGAGCTCCTGAATGAGCCCAACATTCAGGATCCAGCACAGGCAGAGGCCTATACGATATACTG TCAAAACAGGATGGACTACGAAAAGCGTGTGCGGGCACAAGCTAAGAGATTCGCTCCAACATAG